In the genome of Pseudomonas protegens, one region contains:
- a CDS encoding UPF0149 family protein, with protein MQNTPLNAADFELIEDTLLQYGDDHSVLNPCELDGYFTALVSGPAQVDIAEWFPGIWGGENPAWETPEQCRQFIDLCVRHINTLAAQLAQAPQAFKARFEQTEHQGQDLLLAEEWCFGYLRGVAVGNWPEMPAPQVRALQLIIDCAEQDNFELPADLDLEQHRQQVAAIEPAARALHAYWAAQR; from the coding sequence ATGCAAAACACCCCACTGAACGCCGCCGACTTCGAGCTGATCGAAGACACCCTGCTCCAGTACGGAGACGACCACTCGGTGCTCAACCCCTGCGAGCTGGACGGTTACTTCACCGCGCTGGTGTCAGGCCCTGCTCAAGTCGATATCGCCGAATGGTTCCCGGGCATCTGGGGCGGCGAAAACCCGGCCTGGGAAACCCCGGAGCAATGCCGGCAGTTCATCGACCTGTGCGTGCGCCACATCAACACCCTGGCCGCGCAATTGGCCCAGGCCCCGCAAGCGTTCAAGGCGCGCTTCGAACAGACCGAGCACCAGGGCCAGGACCTGCTGCTGGCCGAAGAGTGGTGCTTCGGCTACCTGCGTGGGGTGGCCGTGGGCAACTGGCCGGAGATGCCGGCGCCGCAGGTCCGGGCGCTGCAGTTGATCATCGACTGCGCCGAACAGGACAACTTCGAACTGCCGGCCGACCTGGACCTGGAGCAGCATCGCCAGCAAGTGGCGGCCATCGAACCGGCCGCCCGCGCGCTGCATGCCTACTGGGCGGCGCAGCGCTGA
- a CDS encoding type II toxin-antitoxin system RelE/ParE family toxin: MTHTVEFAPEALEQLTTLYRYIATAASPGIAQRYTDAIVSHCQALQTFPHQPLKTAGTSAP; the protein is encoded by the coding sequence ATGACGCACACCGTCGAATTTGCACCAGAAGCTTTGGAGCAGCTAACCACGCTCTATCGCTACATAGCCACGGCAGCCTCGCCAGGCATTGCCCAGCGCTATACCGACGCCATCGTGAGCCATTGCCAAGCGTTACAGACCTTTCCGCACCAGCCCCTCAAAACAGCCGGGACGTCGGCGCCTTGA
- a CDS encoding N-acetyltransferase — protein sequence MLIRDFQNSDLQALLALWLDVSIQAHHFIDPDFWRSKVEDMRNLYIPHAQTRVAERDGQLLGFYCLHEDQLAAIFVAVQHQGLGLGKQLLADARQRRSRLELAVYAANLPSIGFYRQQGFQVIGNGTDPHTGEAELIMAWPG from the coding sequence ATGCTGATCAGGGACTTTCAAAACAGCGATCTGCAAGCCTTGCTGGCGCTCTGGCTGGACGTTTCGATCCAGGCCCACCACTTTATCGACCCCGACTTCTGGCGCTCCAAGGTCGAGGACATGCGCAACCTCTACATTCCCCATGCCCAGACCCGGGTGGCCGAACGCGACGGCCAGCTCCTGGGCTTCTACTGCCTGCATGAGGATCAGCTGGCGGCGATTTTCGTCGCAGTCCAGCACCAGGGCCTGGGCTTGGGCAAACAGCTGCTGGCCGATGCCCGCCAGCGCCGCTCGCGCCTGGAGCTGGCGGTGTATGCCGCCAACCTGCCGAGCATCGGTTTTTACCGCCAGCAGGGGTTCCAGGTGATCGGCAACGGCACCGACCCCCATACCGGAGAAGCCGAACTGATCATGGCCTGGCCGGGCTGA
- a CDS encoding PhzF family phenazine biosynthesis protein, whose protein sequence is MQLDIYQVDAFTSHVFGGNPAAVCPLEAWLPDELLQRIALENNLSETAYFVPRGEVFELRWFTPTVEVDLCGHATLAVAWVLFEQLGERRDVLRFATRSGELRVSREGGLLSMDFPAKQPEAVAIAPALLQALGLPAAEALYRTDDYLLVVDDESLVEALKPDFAALAAFDVRGIAVTAPSREFDFVSRWFGPRVGVNEDPVTGSAHTSLAPYWAARLGKRQLRAQQGGARKGQLQCQVLDNGRVIISGHGALYLKGCIFL, encoded by the coding sequence ATGCAGCTCGATATCTATCAAGTGGATGCCTTTACCTCTCACGTCTTCGGTGGCAACCCGGCGGCGGTGTGCCCGCTGGAGGCCTGGTTGCCCGATGAGCTCCTGCAACGCATCGCCCTGGAGAACAACCTGTCGGAAACCGCCTATTTCGTGCCCCGGGGCGAGGTCTTCGAACTGCGCTGGTTCACCCCCACGGTGGAAGTCGACCTGTGCGGGCACGCCACCCTGGCGGTGGCCTGGGTGCTGTTCGAGCAGTTGGGCGAGCGCCGCGACGTGCTGCGCTTTGCCACCCGCAGCGGCGAGTTGCGGGTGAGCCGCGAGGGCGGCCTGCTGTCCATGGATTTTCCCGCCAAGCAACCCGAGGCCGTGGCGATTGCTCCGGCCCTGCTGCAAGCCCTGGGCTTGCCGGCGGCTGAGGCCCTGTACCGCACCGACGACTACCTGCTGGTGGTGGACGACGAATCCCTGGTGGAAGCGCTCAAGCCCGATTTCGCCGCCCTGGCCGCCTTCGATGTGCGCGGCATCGCGGTGACGGCGCCGTCCCGGGAATTCGATTTCGTCTCGCGCTGGTTTGGCCCGCGGGTCGGGGTCAATGAAGACCCGGTCACCGGTTCCGCCCATACCTCGCTGGCGCCTTACTGGGCGGCGCGCCTGGGCAAGCGCCAGCTGCGGGCGCAGCAGGGCGGGGCGCGCAAGGGCCAGTTGCAGTGTCAGGTGCTGGACAACGGCCGGGTGATCATCAGCGGTCACGGCGCCCTGTACCTCAAGGGCTGCATTTTTCTCTGA
- a CDS encoding surface-adhesin E family protein has product MNKLLSLSAALVLAGCAHSGSQAPAPQRPEGLFKVLESPELATYFAANSLALYQNNPHLRQFYLVNNYAKPTELGGGKPPIRSSRATRVINCEKDESAQFGRVYFSEPFAQGVEVTRKDDQAQWAAFPRQSLLGELRNMACAIDPTRLKLAPAKAP; this is encoded by the coding sequence ATGAACAAGCTGTTGAGCCTGAGCGCGGCGCTGGTGCTCGCCGGTTGCGCGCATTCGGGCAGCCAGGCCCCGGCGCCGCAGCGTCCGGAGGGCCTGTTCAAGGTGCTGGAAAGCCCGGAGCTGGCCACCTACTTTGCCGCCAACTCACTGGCCCTCTACCAGAACAACCCGCACCTGCGGCAGTTCTATCTGGTCAACAACTACGCCAAGCCCACCGAGCTGGGCGGTGGCAAGCCGCCGATCCGCAGCTCGCGGGCGACCCGGGTGATCAACTGCGAGAAGGATGAGTCGGCGCAGTTCGGCCGGGTGTACTTCTCCGAGCCGTTCGCCCAGGGCGTGGAAGTCACGCGCAAGGACGATCAGGCGCAATGGGCCGCGTTTCCCCGCCAGTCGTTGCTCGGCGAGTTGCGCAACATGGCCTGCGCCATCGACCCGACGCGGCTCAAGCTGGCCCCGGCCAAGGCGCCGTGA
- a CDS encoding RNA polymerase sigma factor: MSMEILDMESLQHLPLTAVSDDLQLLPRLLAGEQRAFRELVRQHQGAMRSVALAIVGQRHVDDVVQDAWLAIVRNLGGFQCRSSLKTWMLTITANAAKGCYVQNRREAGRFVRPAQAGDQRFAEEGDWAPPPLEWHEDSPEALLCAEQLRGCLEQTLSSLPLLQRRVLLSRERQGHALEAIGGRLGISRSHVRVLLHRARLQVFAALERHQAGAFDPVAVGHRRRGSTAIKAPTSRLF, translated from the coding sequence ATGAGCATGGAGATCCTCGACATGGAATCTTTGCAGCACCTGCCGCTGACCGCCGTCAGCGACGACTTGCAGTTATTGCCGCGCCTGCTGGCCGGCGAGCAGCGGGCCTTTCGCGAACTGGTCAGGCAGCATCAGGGCGCCATGCGCTCGGTGGCCCTGGCGATTGTCGGGCAGCGCCACGTCGATGACGTGGTGCAGGACGCCTGGCTGGCGATAGTGCGCAACCTTGGCGGTTTCCAGTGCCGCTCCAGCCTCAAGACCTGGATGCTGACCATCACCGCCAACGCGGCCAAGGGCTGCTACGTGCAGAACCGTCGCGAGGCGGGGCGCTTCGTGCGGCCGGCCCAGGCGGGCGACCAGCGCTTTGCCGAGGAGGGTGACTGGGCGCCGCCGCCGCTGGAGTGGCACGAAGACAGCCCGGAAGCCTTGCTGTGCGCCGAGCAACTGCGTGGCTGCCTGGAGCAGACGCTGAGCAGCCTGCCGCTGTTGCAACGCCGGGTCTTGTTGTCCCGTGAGCGCCAGGGCCACGCGCTTGAGGCCATCGGCGGGCGGTTGGGCATTTCGCGCAGTCATGTTCGCGTGCTGTTGCATCGCGCCCGCTTGCAGGTATTTGCTGCCCTGGAGCGCCATCAGGCGGGCGCCTTCGATCCTGTCGCGGTAGGGCATCGGCGGCGGGGCTCGACCGCCATCAAGGCGCCGACGTCCCGGCTGTTTTGA
- a CDS encoding transcriptional regulator: MNPPCDALLAERQLVLQVLSSTLQMLASVVGQHVEIVLHDLDRPESSIVAIANGHVTGRQVGDPVLGGPRQDLGFAAVLRALQDRSASTPLVLENYPTLAPDGRELRSSTVIFRDRSGQPFASLCSNSDLSGIAAAHACLGQLLGLGSAPAPHRDESRDMEQLLAQIIQGACPASATRMSKQHKLDAVRQMQERGVFIVKGGIEKAAAALGVTRYTIYNYLEQIRAQGAEE, encoded by the coding sequence ATGAACCCGCCTTGCGATGCCTTGCTTGCCGAGCGCCAACTGGTGCTGCAGGTGCTCTCCAGCACCTTGCAGATGCTTGCCAGCGTGGTTGGCCAGCATGTGGAAATCGTCCTGCATGACCTGGACCGCCCGGAGTCATCGATCGTCGCCATCGCCAACGGCCATGTCACCGGGCGCCAGGTGGGCGATCCGGTGCTCGGCGGGCCGCGCCAGGACCTGGGATTCGCCGCGGTGCTGCGGGCCCTGCAGGACCGCTCCGCCAGTACCCCGCTGGTGCTGGAGAACTACCCGACCCTGGCCCCCGACGGCCGCGAGTTGCGCAGTTCCACGGTGATCTTTCGCGACCGCAGCGGGCAGCCTTTCGCCAGCCTGTGCAGCAACAGCGACCTGAGCGGCATCGCCGCGGCCCACGCTTGCCTCGGGCAATTGCTGGGCCTGGGCAGCGCGCCCGCGCCGCACCGCGACGAAAGCCGCGACATGGAACAGTTGCTGGCGCAGATCATCCAGGGCGCCTGCCCGGCCAGCGCGACGCGCATGAGCAAGCAGCACAAGCTCGACGCCGTGCGCCAGATGCAGGAACGCGGGGTGTTCATCGTCAAGGGCGGGATCGAAAAGGCCGCCGCGGCCCTGGGGGTGACCCGCTACACCATCTACAACTACCTGGAACAGATCCGCGCCCAAGGCGCCGAGGAATGA
- a CDS encoding type II toxin-antitoxin system ParD family antitoxin, which translates to MRSTQQLSITLPNLMADAVKAKVASGEYASESEVIRDGLRALMARDRALESWLSGQVATAYDALKADASRTLSADQVRARLSAEHQNACNKP; encoded by the coding sequence ATGCGAAGCACCCAACAATTGAGCATCACGCTGCCAAACCTGATGGCCGACGCGGTAAAGGCCAAAGTCGCTAGCGGTGAATATGCCAGCGAAAGCGAAGTCATACGCGATGGCCTGCGGGCGCTGATGGCCCGTGATCGAGCCTTGGAAAGTTGGCTCTCCGGCCAGGTGGCAACAGCCTACGACGCCTTGAAAGCGGACGCTTCACGCACACTCAGTGCCGATCAGGTCCGTGCTCGGCTCTCAGCAGAGCATCAGAACGCCTGCAATAAACCTTAA